One Methylorubrum extorquens genomic window, AATTTCGGCTGATGGTGCTGGCTCCCGTGGCGCCACGGGAGATCGTTTGGCCCCCGCCGCGTCCGCCGGTCACGCTACCGTCGCTCGTGACGGACCCGCGGTTCTTGTGACGAGAGCGGGCATCAGCCGATGTCGCCATCAAAGGGGTGAGGCTCGCAGCCATGAGTCCGGCCGCGCTCGCGAGAGTGAAAAAGGTTTTCATGGGGATTTCCGATGATCTTTCCATCGAGAAACCCGATGCCGCGATTTTGTATCCAATCGCCATTGGGAGACAGTGACGCATTCAACCCGGCGTAGTCGAACCAAATCCCTCGTCATCTGAAAGGATCGGGACGCGTCGTCCCAACTTTTCCCTCCGGCAGCATTCTGGACTTGCGAAGGATGACGCCGCGACGTTGGAGGGCGGGATCGATCCCGCCCCGGCCGTAGCACGCCTGCAGAGCTTTGGTGGGGCACTGCCCCCCTTCTGATCGCCCCGGGGCTGAGCGCCGGGGACACGGCAGACGCGCTCGTCACCGTACTTCTCCCGGCACGCACCTCGTCGCCGCTCTTGCTCGATGCCGGCGTCATGGCCGGCCTCGGCGCGCAGTCAGGCGCGGATCGATCGCGCGGTGATCACGCCGCATGCCGACGACATAGCCCGGCTCCTGAGCGTCGACAGAGGCGCGGTCGAAGCGAATCCTCTGGCAGCAGCTCAGCGGGCCGCCGAAAGGCACGGATGCGTCGTGATGATGAAAGTCGCGCAGAGCTCGATCGTGTCCCCCTCCGGTGAACCGTGGCTCTACGGCGGCGGCGGACTCGGGCTAGCGACCTCCGGCCCCGGCGATGTTCTGGCAGGCGTCGTTGCAGAGGTGTTCGCTCGCGGCATGGAGGCGACGACAGCGGCGGCGAGGGGGTCTATTTGCATAGGCAAGTGGGGCGACGGCTCGCCGGGCGCGTCGGACCGATCGGCTTCCTGGCGCGCGATATCGCCGACGAAGTGCCCAACATCCTGCGTGCGGTCGATGCGGGCCAAGATCGGAGCCCGCAAAACCCGGCGATGAAGCGTCGCCCGGACCGTCCGGAACGGATGAGAACCTATGCCCGCGCTGTCGCGGAAGCGGGCGGATCGAAGCCAAGAATTGCCCGGACTGCAACGGCACCGGAAAAGTCATCAGCGACATCGGTGGCGGCTGATCGCTCCTACGGCAGACAATCACTCGACGAGCGTGTCGGCGCTGCAAAACAGGCTCACGCGAAGCCGTCTTTCGTGCTAGAACGAAAATAGAACAAGCGGGCGGCCGATTTCCGGCTCGGGCTT contains:
- a CDS encoding NAD(P)H-hydrate dehydratase, whose product is MITPHADDIARLLSVDRGAVEANPLAAAQRAAERHGCVVMMKVAQSSIVSPSGEPWLYGGGGLGLATSGPGDVLAGVVAEVFARGMEATTAAARGSICIGKWGDGSPGASDRSASWRAISPTKCPTSCVRSMRAKIGARKTRR